The following are from one region of the Saccharomyces kudriavzevii IFO 1802 strain IFO1802 genome assembly, chromosome: 12 genome:
- the IMD3 gene encoding IMP dehydrogenase IMD3 (similar to Saccharomyces cerevisiae IMD4 (YML056C) and IMD3 (YLR432W); ancestral locus Anc_4.312), whose protein sequence is MTAVRDYKTALEFVKSLPRLDGLSVQELMDSKSRGGLTYNDFLVLPGLVNFPSSAVGLQTKLTKRITLNTPFVSSPMDTVTESEMAIFMALLGGIGFIHHNCTPEDQADMVRRVKNYENGFINNPIVISPTTTVGEAKSMKEEFGFSGFPVTEDGKRNGKLMGIITSRDIQFIEDNSLLVQDVMTRNPVTGAQGITLSEGNEILKKIKKGKLLIVDDKGHLVSMLSRTDLMKNQNYPLASKSATTKQLLCGAAIGTIDADKERLTLLVEAGLDVVILDSSQGNSVFQLNMIKWIKETFPDLEIIAGNVATREQAANLIAAGADGLRIGMGSGSICITQEVMACGRPQGTAVYNVCEFANQFGVPCMADGGVQNIGHITKALALGSSTVMMGGMLAGTTESPGEYFYQDGKRLKAYRGMGSIDAMQKTGTKGNASTSRYFSESDSVLVAQGVSGAVVDKGSIKKFIPYLYNGLQHSCQDIGYKSLTLLKENVQSGKVRFEFRTASAQLEGGVHNLHSYEKRLHN, encoded by the coding sequence TAGTCAATTTCCCATCTTCCGCTGTTGGTTTACAAACCAAATTAACCAAAAGGATCACTTTGAACACTCCATTCGTTTCCTCTCCAATGGACACTGTTACAGAGTCAGAAATGGCCATCTTCATGGCTCTTTTGGGTGGTATCGGTTTCATTCACCATAACTGCACGCCTGAAGACCAAGCCGACATGGTCAGAAGAGTCAAGAACTATGAAAATGGGTTTATTAACAACCCTATAGTGATTTCTCCAACAACTACCGTCGGCGAAGCCAAGAGCatgaaggaagaatttGGATTTTCTGGTTTCCCTGTCACGGAAGATGGTAAAAGAAACGGCAAATTGATGGGTATCATCACTTCTCGTGATATACAGTTTATTGAAGACAACTCTTTACTCGTTCAAGATGTCATGACCAGGAACCCCGTCACTGGTGCTCAAGGCATTACATTATCTGAAGGTaatgaaatcttgaagaaaatcaaaaagggTAAGCTATTGATTGTTGACGACAAGGGTCATTTGGTCTCCATGCTTTCCAGAACtgatttgatgaagaatcaGAACTACCCATTAGCTTCGAAATCTGCCACTACAAAGCAATTGTTATGTGGTGCTGCTATTGGTACTATCGATGCTGACAAAGAAAGGTTAACATTGCTGGTCGAAGCTGGTTTGGATGTTGTTATCCTAGATTCCTCCCAAGGTAACTCTGTTTTCCAATTGAACATGATCAAATGGATTAAAGAAACCTTCCCAGATTTGGAGATCATTGCCGGTAATGTCGCCACAAGAGAACAAGCTGCGAATTTGATCGCTGCTGGCGCTGACGGTTTGAGGATTGGTATGGGTTCTGGTTCTATCTGTATAACCCAGGAAGTTATGGCGTGTGGTAGACCACAAGGTACCGCAGTTTACAACGTTTGTGAATTTGCTAACCAATTCGGTGTTCCATGTATGGCCGATGGTGGTGTTCAAAACATCGGTCATATCACCAAGGCTTTGGCTCTTGGTTCCTCCACTGTTATGATGGGTGGTATGTTAGCCGGTACTACCGAGTCACCAGGTGAATATTTCTACCAAGATGGTAAAAGATTGAAGGCCTACCGTGGTATGGGTTCCATTGACGCCATGCAAAAGACTGGTACTAAGGGCAATGCATCAACCTCTCGTTACTTTTCTGAATCAGACAGCGTCTTGGTTGCACAAGGTGTCTCCGGTGCTGTCGTTGACAAAGGTTCCATCAAGAAGTTTATCCCATATTTGTACAATGGTTTACAACATTCTTGTCAAGACATTGGTTACAAATCCTTGactttattgaaggaaaatgtTCAAAGCGGTAAGGTTAGATTTGAATTCAGAACAGCTTCTGCTCAACTAGAAGGTGGCGTCCATAACTTACATTCTTACGAAAAACGTTTACATAACTAG